The Carassius auratus strain Wakin chromosome 5, ASM336829v1, whole genome shotgun sequence genome includes a window with the following:
- the LOC113085489 gene encoding NACHT, LRR and PYD domains-containing protein 12-like isoform X1, translated as MSLHEERDNQTQTVVSAVSSCVSLKSIDSMREPPVLSGGTVTSDTKSLILERKAGGTTSTISPYEEGDDQTQTAASAVSLKSADSMREPPVLSDGTMTSDPKVKRDSRIRSVNYEPNITQTALLNKTEHLQKPVDDELQRFKDQFKTSMKNKYENLFEGLKLQENECLLNRIYTQLYIIVGEREGVNEEHEVLQMEKAAITQHSQDTQIYCNDIFKASSEQGCEEKDQIKTVLTKGIAGIGKTVSVQKFILDWAEGKANQDVDFMFVLPFRELNLIRDHQYSLHRLLLDFHPELQDLDSQIYEECKVVFIFDGLDESRITLMFSDDQKICDVNETSSVSVLMSNLIKGELLPFALIWITSRPAAANQIPSEYIHRLTEIQGFNESQKEEYFKKRISNQDQASRIISHIRRARSLHIMCHIPVFCWISSTVLQKLLEEDLSAEIPQTLTEMYIHFLLIQINMKNQKYEERDPEKLLQSNREVIVKLAEVAFKQLMKGNVMFYEEDLIESSIDVTDASVYSGICTEIFKEESVIHQRKVYSFIHLSIQEFLAAFHVFKYHISISTEACLDSLHNLQKRGVEKALESESGHLDLFLRFLLGVSLESNQRLLQDLLTHTENSSETISRTTQYIKEKIKDGHGLSTERSISLFLCLLEVKDQTLSREIQEFVKSDKHLEKKLSPSHCSTISYMLQISEEVLDVLDPMKYNTSDEGRKRLIPAVINCRKAVLAGCNLTAQCCEAVSSALQAPKISERALRELDLSNNDLQDSGVKLLSNGLKSLNCQLQILRLSGCMVTEEGCGYLSLALSSNPSHLRELDLSYNHPGPAGNQLLKHKLEDPDCQLQILNLNHGERSRIRPGLQKYACDLTLDPNTANTKLILSEDNRKATLVEDHQPYPGHEERFEHYEQVLCVERLTGRCYWEAEWSGWVDIAVTYKGISRKGRSDDCDYGLNNKSWSLSCIKGRYTVWYDKISIDIPVPLPQSNRVGVYLDWSAGSLSFYSISDTHTLTHLHTFNTTFTEPLYAGIGVFYNNCSVCLCQI; from the exons ATGAGTCTTCACGAGGAGAGAGATAATCAGACCCAGACAGTAGTGTCTGCAGTGTCCAGCTGTGTGTCTTTGAAGAGTATTGACTCCATGAGGGAACCTCCTGTACTGAGTGGTGGAACGGTGACCTCTGACACCAA ATCACTAATTCTGGAGAGAAAGGCAGGAGGCACTACCTCTACAATCAGTCCTTATGAGGAGGGAGATGATCAGACTCAGACAGCAGCATCTGCAGTGTCTTTAAAGAGTGCTGACTCTATGAGGGAACCTCCTGTACTGAGTGATGGAAcaatgacctctgaccccaa AGTGAAGAGGGACAGTCGGATCAGATCTGTAAACTATGAGCCCAACATCACACAAACAGCCCTGCTAAATAAAACTGAACACCTGCAGAAACCAGTAGATGATGAACTACAGAGATTCAAAGACCAATtcaaaaccagcatgaagaacaagtatgagaATTTATTTGAGGGACTGAAACTCCAGGAGAATGAATGCCTCCTGAACAGGATCTACACACAGCTGTACATCATAGTGGGAGAaagagaaggagtgaatgaagaacatgaggttttacagatggagaaagcAGCCATaacacaacactcacaagacactcaaatctactgcaatgacatctttaaagcctcATCTGAACAAGGATGTGAGGAGAAAGACCAaatcaagactgttcttactaaaggcatcgctggaatcggGAAAactgtctctgtgcagaagttcatcctggactgggcagagggaaaagccaatcaggatgtagatttcatgtttgtgcttccatttcgagagctgaacttgatccgagatcatcagtacagtcttcacagacttttgctggactttcatcctgaacttcaagatctggactcacagatttatgaggagtgtaaagttgtgttcatctttgatggtctggatgaaagcagaatcacactgatgttttcagatgATCAAAAAATTTGTGATGTGAATGAGACTTCATCAGTGTCTGTGTTGATGTCAAACCTCATCAAAGGAGAGTTGCTTCCCtttgctctcatctggatcacttcaagaccagcagcagccaatcagatcccctcagaatacatccaccgtctgacagaaattcagggattcaatgagtctcagaaggaggaatatttcaagAAGAGAATCAGTAACCAGGAccaagccagcagaatcatctcacacatcagaagagcaagaagcctccacatcatgtgccacatccccgtcttctgctggatctcatccactgtgcttcagaagctcctggaagaagatctgagtgcagaaatccctcaaactctgactgaaatgtacatccacttcctgctgattcagatcaacatgaagaaccagaagtatgaagagagagatccagagaaactcctgcaatccaacagagaagtgattgtgaaactagctgaagtggctttcaaacagctgatgaagggcaatgtgatgttctatgaggaggacctgattgaaAGCAGTATAGATGTCACTGATGCCTctgtgtattctgggatttgcactgagatctttaaggaggaatctgtgattcatcagaggaaagtctatagcttcattcatctgagcaTTCAGGAGTTTCTCGCTGCTTTCCATGTGTTTAAGTACCACATTAGCATCAGTACAGAAGCATGTTTAGATTCACTGCATAATCTGCAAAAAAGAGGAGTAGAAAAAGCCCTTGAGAGTGAGAGTGGACATCTGGATCTGTTCCTGAGGTTCCTGCTGGgcgtctcactggagtccaatcagagactcttacaggatctactgacacacacagagaacagctcagagaCCATCAGCAGAACCACACAGTACATTAAAGAGAAGATCAAAGATGGTCATGGACTCTCCACTGAAAGATCCATCAgtctgttcctctgtctgctggaagtgaaagatcagactTTGTCTagagagattcaggagtttgtgaaatcagacaaacatTTAGAGAAGAAACTCTCTCCTTCTCACTGCTCAACAATCTCCTACATGCTTCAGATATCAGAGGAGGTGCTGGATGTGCTGGACCCcatgaaatacaacacatcagatgagGGCAGAAAAAGACTGATTCCAGCAgtgatcaactgcagaaaagctGT TCTTGCTGGCTGTAATCTAACTGCTCAATGTTGTGAAGCTGTTTCATCAGCTCTACAAGCCCCTAAAATCTCTGAGAGAgccctgagagagctggatctgagtaacaatgacctgcaggattcaggagtgaaactGCTCTCGAATGGACTGAAGAGTCTAAACTGTcagctgcagatactgag GTTGTcaggctgtatggtgacagaggaaggctgtggttATCTGTCTTtagctctgagttcaaacccctcacacctgagagagctggatctgagctacaatcacccaggaccGGCAGGAAACCAGCTGCTCAAACACAAACTGGAGGATCCAGACTGTCAGCTGCAGATACTCAA TTTGAATCATGGAGAACGTTCCAGGATCAGACCAGGACTGCAAAAAT ACgcctgtgatctcacactggatccaaacacagcaaacactaAACTCATCCTGTCTGAGGACAACAGGAAGGCGACGCTTGTGGAAGATCATCAGCCGTATCCTGGTCATGAAGAGAGATTTGAGCACTACGAGCAGGTTCTGTGTGTTGAGAGGCtgactggacgctgttactgggaggctGAATGGAGCGGCTGGGTTGACATAGCAGTGACGTATAAAGGCATCAGCAGGAAAGGAAGAAGTGATGACTGTGATTATGGACTTAATAATAAGTCCTGGAGTTTGAGTTGCATTAAGGGCAGATACACTGTCTGGTACGATAAAATCAGCATTGATATTCCTGTGCCTCTACCACAATCTAACAGAGTTGGTGTCTATCTGGACTGGTCAGCTGgctctctgtccttctacagcatctctgacacacacacactcacacacttacacacattcaacaccacattcactgaacccctctaTGCTGGGATTGGGGTTTTTTATAATAACTGCTCTGTATGTCTGTGTCAGATTTAG
- the LOC113085489 gene encoding NACHT, LRR and PYD domains-containing protein 12-like isoform X2: MRKVSRSLREESDYPAAKSESPAAQSGWSACAKLVAGCVRVKRDSRIRSVNYEPNITQTALLNKTEHLQKPVDDELQRFKDQFKTSMKNKYENLFEGLKLQENECLLNRIYTQLYIIVGEREGVNEEHEVLQMEKAAITQHSQDTQIYCNDIFKASSEQGCEEKDQIKTVLTKGIAGIGKTVSVQKFILDWAEGKANQDVDFMFVLPFRELNLIRDHQYSLHRLLLDFHPELQDLDSQIYEECKVVFIFDGLDESRITLMFSDDQKICDVNETSSVSVLMSNLIKGELLPFALIWITSRPAAANQIPSEYIHRLTEIQGFNESQKEEYFKKRISNQDQASRIISHIRRARSLHIMCHIPVFCWISSTVLQKLLEEDLSAEIPQTLTEMYIHFLLIQINMKNQKYEERDPEKLLQSNREVIVKLAEVAFKQLMKGNVMFYEEDLIESSIDVTDASVYSGICTEIFKEESVIHQRKVYSFIHLSIQEFLAAFHVFKYHISISTEACLDSLHNLQKRGVEKALESESGHLDLFLRFLLGVSLESNQRLLQDLLTHTENSSETISRTTQYIKEKIKDGHGLSTERSISLFLCLLEVKDQTLSREIQEFVKSDKHLEKKLSPSHCSTISYMLQISEEVLDVLDPMKYNTSDEGRKRLIPAVINCRKAVLAGCNLTAQCCEAVSSALQAPKISERALRELDLSNNDLQDSGVKLLSNGLKSLNCQLQILRLSGCMVTEEGCGYLSLALSSNPSHLRELDLSYNHPGPAGNQLLKHKLEDPDCQLQILNLNHGERSRIRPGLQKYACDLTLDPNTANTKLILSEDNRKATLVEDHQPYPGHEERFEHYEQVLCVERLTGRCYWEAEWSGWVDIAVTYKGISRKGRSDDCDYGLNNKSWSLSCIKGRYTVWYDKISIDIPVPLPQSNRVGVYLDWSAGSLSFYSISDTHTLTHLHTFNTTFTEPLYAGIGVFYNNCSVCLCQI, translated from the exons atgaggaaagtgagtcgttcgctgcgagaggaaagtgactatCCGGCTGCGAAAAGTGAGTCCCCTGCTGCGCAAAGTGGTTGGTCCGCCTGCGCAAAGttagtcgccggctgcgtgag AGTGAAGAGGGACAGTCGGATCAGATCTGTAAACTATGAGCCCAACATCACACAAACAGCCCTGCTAAATAAAACTGAACACCTGCAGAAACCAGTAGATGATGAACTACAGAGATTCAAAGACCAATtcaaaaccagcatgaagaacaagtatgagaATTTATTTGAGGGACTGAAACTCCAGGAGAATGAATGCCTCCTGAACAGGATCTACACACAGCTGTACATCATAGTGGGAGAaagagaaggagtgaatgaagaacatgaggttttacagatggagaaagcAGCCATaacacaacactcacaagacactcaaatctactgcaatgacatctttaaagcctcATCTGAACAAGGATGTGAGGAGAAAGACCAaatcaagactgttcttactaaaggcatcgctggaatcggGAAAactgtctctgtgcagaagttcatcctggactgggcagagggaaaagccaatcaggatgtagatttcatgtttgtgcttccatttcgagagctgaacttgatccgagatcatcagtacagtcttcacagacttttgctggactttcatcctgaacttcaagatctggactcacagatttatgaggagtgtaaagttgtgttcatctttgatggtctggatgaaagcagaatcacactgatgttttcagatgATCAAAAAATTTGTGATGTGAATGAGACTTCATCAGTGTCTGTGTTGATGTCAAACCTCATCAAAGGAGAGTTGCTTCCCtttgctctcatctggatcacttcaagaccagcagcagccaatcagatcccctcagaatacatccaccgtctgacagaaattcagggattcaatgagtctcagaaggaggaatatttcaagAAGAGAATCAGTAACCAGGAccaagccagcagaatcatctcacacatcagaagagcaagaagcctccacatcatgtgccacatccccgtcttctgctggatctcatccactgtgcttcagaagctcctggaagaagatctgagtgcagaaatccctcaaactctgactgaaatgtacatccacttcctgctgattcagatcaacatgaagaaccagaagtatgaagagagagatccagagaaactcctgcaatccaacagagaagtgattgtgaaactagctgaagtggctttcaaacagctgatgaagggcaatgtgatgttctatgaggaggacctgattgaaAGCAGTATAGATGTCACTGATGCCTctgtgtattctgggatttgcactgagatctttaaggaggaatctgtgattcatcagaggaaagtctatagcttcattcatctgagcaTTCAGGAGTTTCTCGCTGCTTTCCATGTGTTTAAGTACCACATTAGCATCAGTACAGAAGCATGTTTAGATTCACTGCATAATCTGCAAAAAAGAGGAGTAGAAAAAGCCCTTGAGAGTGAGAGTGGACATCTGGATCTGTTCCTGAGGTTCCTGCTGGgcgtctcactggagtccaatcagagactcttacaggatctactgacacacacagagaacagctcagagaCCATCAGCAGAACCACACAGTACATTAAAGAGAAGATCAAAGATGGTCATGGACTCTCCACTGAAAGATCCATCAgtctgttcctctgtctgctggaagtgaaagatcagactTTGTCTagagagattcaggagtttgtgaaatcagacaaacatTTAGAGAAGAAACTCTCTCCTTCTCACTGCTCAACAATCTCCTACATGCTTCAGATATCAGAGGAGGTGCTGGATGTGCTGGACCCcatgaaatacaacacatcagatgagGGCAGAAAAAGACTGATTCCAGCAgtgatcaactgcagaaaagctGT TCTTGCTGGCTGTAATCTAACTGCTCAATGTTGTGAAGCTGTTTCATCAGCTCTACAAGCCCCTAAAATCTCTGAGAGAgccctgagagagctggatctgagtaacaatgacctgcaggattcaggagtgaaactGCTCTCGAATGGACTGAAGAGTCTAAACTGTcagctgcagatactgag GTTGTcaggctgtatggtgacagaggaaggctgtggttATCTGTCTTtagctctgagttcaaacccctcacacctgagagagctggatctgagctacaatcacccaggaccGGCAGGAAACCAGCTGCTCAAACACAAACTGGAGGATCCAGACTGTCAGCTGCAGATACTCAA TTTGAATCATGGAGAACGTTCCAGGATCAGACCAGGACTGCAAAAAT ACgcctgtgatctcacactggatccaaacacagcaaacactaAACTCATCCTGTCTGAGGACAACAGGAAGGCGACGCTTGTGGAAGATCATCAGCCGTATCCTGGTCATGAAGAGAGATTTGAGCACTACGAGCAGGTTCTGTGTGTTGAGAGGCtgactggacgctgttactgggaggctGAATGGAGCGGCTGGGTTGACATAGCAGTGACGTATAAAGGCATCAGCAGGAAAGGAAGAAGTGATGACTGTGATTATGGACTTAATAATAAGTCCTGGAGTTTGAGTTGCATTAAGGGCAGATACACTGTCTGGTACGATAAAATCAGCATTGATATTCCTGTGCCTCTACCACAATCTAACAGAGTTGGTGTCTATCTGGACTGGTCAGCTGgctctctgtccttctacagcatctctgacacacacacactcacacacttacacacattcaacaccacattcactgaacccctctaTGCTGGGATTGGGGTTTTTTATAATAACTGCTCTGTATGTCTGTGTCAGATTTAG
- the LOC113069534 gene encoding nodal homolog yields the protein METQPIVLFAAVLVGSLMHAVCVKISNHGALLGEHRKAFVGSYSDLSLQSYPRSPMYMMQLYRDLSGKMPTTPASVDSPALHQSDFVLSLTAQDCHQTGERWSVTFDMSSLSASDSIQLSELRVRLPAFSASRRVIVDVFHFRKQECESDSVFCRHRRLFIGSIRSVPDTPASTWRVFNITELLEHWLSPGTETPEDGEDTGSGEGSPEPVTDSWRRKIQHPTAERVLMVVFYKNTGRRRASSLMSTVAHSKHVSVNRAPDAAQARRHKRNRVERMRATDDRNATGIVTALEQHRGSLCRRVDMWVDFDQTGWDEWIVHPKRYNAYRCEGECPSPLDESLNPTNHAYMQSLLKLYHPERAPCASCAPTRLSPLSMLYYEGDGVVMRHHEDMIVEECGCQ from the exons ATGGAGACTCAGCCAATCGTCTTGTTCGCCGCTGTCTTGGTGGGTTCTCTGATGCATGCTGTCTGCGTCAAGATCTCTAATCACGGCGCACTCCTGGGAGAACATCGTAAAGCCTTCGTGGGTTCATATTCCGATCTCAGTCTCCAGTCGTATCCCAGGTCCCCGATGTACATGATGCAGTTATACAGAGACTTGAGCGGAAAGATGCCAACTACACCAGCCAGTGTGGACAGCCCAGCTCTGCACCAGTCTGACTTCGTCCTGAGCCTGACTGCACAAG ACTGTCATCAAACTGGCGAGCGATGGAGCGTCACTTTTGACATGTCTTCCCTCTCAGCGAGTGACAGCATTCAGCTCTCGGAGCTCCGCGTCCGTCTGCCTGCGTTTTCTGCATCCAGACGCGTCATCGTGGACGTCTTCCACTTCCGCAAACAGGAGTGTGAGTCTGACTCGGTGTTTTGCCGCCATAGGCGACTTTTTATAGGCAGCATCAGGTCAGTGCCCGACACTCCAGCATCCACCTGGAGAGTTTTCAACATCACAGAGCTACTCGAGCACTGGTTGAGTCCGGGAACGGAGACACCTGAAGACGGAGAGGACACCGGGAGCggggaaggctcacctgagccgGTTACAGATAGCTGGAGACGAAAAATCCAGCATCCCACTGCGGAACGAGTACTGATGGTAGTTTTCTACAAAAACACTGGCCGACGACGTGCCTCCAGCTTGATGAGTACAGTGGCGCACTCCAAACATGTCTCTGTGAACCGGGCACCAGACGCAGCTCAAGCTCGTCGACACAAGAGGAACCGTGTCGAAAGGATGCGCGCGACGGATGATAGAAACGCCACGGGAATAGTAACAGCTCTAGAGCAACACCGAGGGTCACTCTGTCGGCGAGTcgatatgtgggtggattttgatcaGACCGGATGGGATGAATGGATCGTGCATCCAAAGCGTTATAACGCTTACCGCTGCGAAGGCGAGTGTCCCAGTCCACTGGACGAGTCTCTCAACCCAACAAACCACGCCTACATGCAG AGTTTGCTGAAGCTTTACCACCCGGAGCGCGCGCCCTGTGCGTCCTGCGCGCCCACGCGCCTCAGCCCGCTCTCCATGCTGTACTATGAGGGCGATGGTGTGGTCATGCGCCACCACGAGGACATGATCGTGGAGGAGTGCGGTTGTCAGTGA